From the genome of Eublepharis macularius isolate TG4126 chromosome 4, MPM_Emac_v1.0, whole genome shotgun sequence:
TCTGCAGCTAcatttgccaactctgggttgggaaattcttggagatttgggggaagagcCTCTttagagtggagtttggggatgagAAGGGACTCAgccaggatgtgatgtcacagagtccatccaccaaggctgccattttccccaggagaactgatctctgtaggctggagaacagttgcaattctgggagaactccaggtcccacttggaaGTTAGTAACTCTGTCTGCAGTAATAGACATGCAGCCAATTTTAGCATTCATTTGCATTGTCTCTCAAAGTAGCTCATCTAAATATTACAGCCATCTTTGGCTATGTTTTTGGCTATCCTTTTGCTCTCAATGTCTCTTCGTCCTGTGAGAGAGAAAGTGGAGAGAAGTAAAATGGCGAGAAAGGGAGAATGAACATGCTGTGTGCCTTAAAATAATAGTTTCTGCTGACTGCTACAAGAACTCTTGTCTCTGCCCTTTGACCCTTGTGCTTCAGCTCTGTCCCTGAGCACATGGGCTCCCTTCTTGATTCCATGAGCTCCACTTCTTGACTCCAATTATTTTGCCCCTGAATGCGTAAGCAATAGGCTGAGCTCTGCTCCTGGGTGGGCTTATCCCTTGCCAGATTTGCCCTTCTGAGAATTAGCAACCTTAAGGAGGACAATGAATACAAAATTCCATGGGCTCAGGTTGCCCTGGGAATCTGGGCAAGGTGCCCCAGAAATACGGCAACAGCTTAAGTGCTGGTATTGAAGTATGTGTTGTGAATGTGAAAGGGAGGCTTAGAGAGAATCTTTGTCTGGGATTCCACGATGGCTCTAAGCAGCTACAGTGAGAAGCTCCTCCTGGAAGTGACAAGAACTGTACAGCCCATACTGTCACCTGTTGCAACATGCAAAgaacctttcccccccccaaaacaaagaggggtacagggaaaagaagggggcatAACGGGGTCCAAGGAAcagtaggattttgcactacaagagttgttaaaatacagagtacacaaaacatatcttaatcagagttcatcaagaTTAAAATGAGGATTATATCTACTATTCCAGTTTCTGTGTACCTTACGAACTAAATACATGCGAAGAACCTTGAAGATGGAACAAGAGCTGAAAGAGGGAACAATGTGTGCAGCAGCCTTATGGAGGAGTGTATACAGAGTCACAAACGCTTTTACAATCATTGATAAGCAAAACAAAGTTCCATGAACGTCTGCCAGGGAAAGAAAGACAAGAAAGGAGTTTCAATAAATTCTCCCTTTGCTCCCTTAAAACAACACTTGGCTAATGGGGTTCAAGCCACATCAAAATGCATGTCAGGCTGAATGAATAGGACCCATGACGGAACTGCGTGGGTTCAGATAGGTAAAAAACAAAGgtaaagtagtcccctgtgcaagcaccaagtctttactgacccatggcgggacgttttcatggcagactttttgttatggggtggtttgccattgccttccccagtcacctacactttacccccaggatctcggaaggatggaaggctgagtcaatcttgagccggctacctgaacccggcttctgccaggatcgaactcaggtcgatTCACGGGGCTCTGGGTTCAGATAGAATGGCATGGATTTCCCTACCAGATTTAGGGCATTGGGCTCACTGACCTCCAGGTCACTTTACAGCTACACAATTCAGTTAtttgaaatataaatgaaaataagcCCAATTTGAGTCACAAATTTACAAAGAATATTGAACCTGACTGTTACAAAAACAAATCCTAGTATCTGAACTCAACAAGGAAGGTTCCCTTCACCAAACAGTAGGCACCCCCTTTAACGCTGATTTGATCTCTTTATCTTATTTGCCACCTAGTAGCAAAATTGCAGGTTACAAATCCTCACAAACTTAGTGGTTCGTTTTGTACCACCAGTACCTGTTTTTGTTAATTGAAACCTTTTCTACTCCTTGCAGTACAATTTGccaacaaaggggagggaaaagggcagTGGATGCACTGAACCTTCCAGGAAATGCAAAGAACAGCATGCTAATGCAAGCTAATCTCTCAGGAGGGCAAAAGGCTAAGGCTTGCGTGTGCACAGCAGCAATGAGGCAGCACAGCTGCCTCAAGCAACCAGCCCTGGCTGAGCTGTGTGTGATGTGTACTAGTGAGCTTCTGTCCCTCCCCAGGGGCTGGGGATGAATTTCAAGGACAGCGTTCCGCTGATTGGCCCAGAACATCCATCTGCCTCCTTCgtttcacccccccacccccaacatttcCCACAGCAGAGATTGGAGGAGGCAGTCGAaactcattctgtgtgtgtgagagaggagagAGCACAAATAAATGGGAAGACGAGCCAGGCGACTGTGTACACAGCAGCAATTCAGCAGGGAGCAACTGGAGAACAAGAGCGGAGGTGAACTTGGAAAAGTGCAGAGGAAATAGACACTTGCTCCTAAGACACAGGGCATCAAGTCCAGGTACACGTGTTTTCAGCCCAAATTTGAGACATTTATCTCCTATCTCTACCTGCCCTGTACACACCTGCAACAGAACCATGTCTTTGGCAGTGAAGGAGAAGAGCCAAGTGCGCCTGGTCTTCCTGGGAGCAGCTGGGGTGGGCAAGACAGCCCTGATCCATCGCTTCCTGCTGGATACCTTTGAGCCAAAGCATCGGCGGACGGTGGAAGAGTTGCACACCAAGGAGTATGAAGTGAATGGAGCAACCATCAAAGTTGAGATCCTGGACACCAGTGGTAGTTACTCTTTCCCGGCAATGCGTAAACTATCCATCCAGAACAGTGATGCGTTTGCATTGGTCTATGCTGTGGATGATGCAGAATCCTTTGAATCTGTCAAGATTTTGCATGACGAGATCCTTGAGCTGAAAGAGGATAAGTTCCCACCCATTGTGGTGGTGGGCAATAAGGCAGAAGCAGGAGGGCTGAGACAGGTGCTACCAGAGGATGCCCTTTCTTTGGTGGAGCTCGACTGGAACAGTCGTTTCCTGGAAGCCTCTGCtaaagagaatgagaatgtggTGGAGGTCTTCAGAGAATTACTCCAGCAAGCCAACCTGCCCAGTCGGCTGAGCCCTGCCCTGCGTAGAAGGCGGGAGACCTTTCCCAAGGAGCCGCCGCTGAGGCCCCCCATGAACAAAGCCAACAGCTGTGCCGTCTGTTGAACTATGCCTGGACTGCAGCTGCAAGACTTTTGGAGAACTCTAGTGGGCTGCGTACAGAGGCCAGGTAGCATCCCTCGTATCAGTGTTGTGGTATTCTGTAATTTTGGGGCTAGGAGCCATTAGCAAAACTTGATGGGTTGTCATGACACAGTATTTTTTGTTCTGGTGCCCCAAAGCCACAAACGTGTGGGCTATTTCATGCAGTGAGCTTTGAGTTGCAACCCAAGACTTGGGAAGCCTTCTCTGCCCGAGCAAAGTAGAAGAGTCCTAGTTCTGCCCTGTTTTCCTCATCCCTACCAAGTGTTAATTTTGAGATGGAAAGAGATGTGAATAAGTTAAGTTACACCCTGGTTGTGGATCCAGCTTGGTCAAGGTGAATGATGAACGGATGGTCACACGGACAGCCATCGGTGGCAACACAGCCGTCATTTACAAGGTGTATTGCAGGTATGCTGAAGGGAAGCATTTGGAAGTGCCAAAAGAACATTTAATTCCTTGGGACGCGTGTTTATCATTTACACTTTGTGAATGACCGAACATTTCTTGATATGTTTGAAaatgaggaaagaagaatgatttCGCATCCATTGAACCGCAGGTCCGCGTGTACATATATGTGCATGTGTTGTCTCCCAGACAATCTATGTTTTTACTCCTAATGTCTGCATTGACTGTTTGCATGCATGTGCTCTTGTGTGGATTTGCAGTGAACTTATCACTGTCTGAGGTATATTCACATTGTAACACCTGGCAAGTTGGTCTGTGCCCCACTGAgtgttgtgtgttttttaaaaaccttttcaaaTGTTGTATCTAATAAAAGAAGCCTCAACTACTTCCAGAAGACTGCtgtatttttcttctttgctATGGTTTTATCTAATGATTACTTTCTGTTtctaaggctgcaatccaaagTGATCAGTGAGCTACTAACATTTTATCAAGGTGCGAACCTGTACAAACAAATGCCATTCATCCTAAGATGGCAGAAAGCTATCAGCCGCCATGGAGAGCTGTTTGATGTGCTAAAATATGTTCTGAAACAGACAGGAATGAAAGCTGGAAGAAAAGAAGAGTCTAGAGTCTGCACCACTAATTTTCCCTACTACTTTGCTTCGATTTTATTTATTGGGTATATTTCGTAGCTGTTTCTCTGTAAAATATGCCCATGGCAATAAAAGCATTAACATGAGAAATCGTTAACAGGCACGAACAGCAAACAATAACAGGGAATCATAAAAATAAGATCATTGGCATACATTAAAGCAACATTTCTTCCTCATAAATTAAATTCAACTGGGCTACCTGTTGAGTGATGATTATGTTTTGGAAACTGTCTTttctgtaaaatcaaaaagagtccagtagcacctttaagactaaccaattttattatagcataagctttcgagaatcaagttctcttcatcaaatgcctgatcaggcatctgatgaagagaacttgattctcgaaagcttatgctataataaaattggttagtcttaaaggtgctactggactctttttgattttgctactacagactaacatggctaactcctcaggatctatgtCTTTTCTGTGGTTGACAAAAAATAGGCACTCAACTTGGGGACACGAATAATATCTATGGCTCTAGATTATAGTGCACTTCTTCTGCTGAGGAGACCCTTAGACTGCCAGGTACAGGACATCTCAAGGGATGGGTAGTAGAGCGGCAGGCTGTTATGCACTTCCTTGAAAGCATATGAAAGGTTTCACTTGTACATTCTTATGGAAAGCCACATCCTGGCAATGGTGAGTACTGAGCTCTGACCAATATGGCTCAAACATATCACCATAATTCCCTGAACCGTTATTAGACAAACCATCTAACAATCTGAATTCACCACCTATCCTCCTCTGCAGTGGTTTTCCATACAGGTGGCCCTAATAAACCAGCATTGCTTTTATCTCTAGGTTCTGGAACATCTCCGTTCTTTGAATATCCGCAGCACATTGGAGTTTAAACTATATTCTGTGTGTGATAATGGAGAATAATTGCTTGAACCAGATGCAAAcagaaataaatagataaatagataaataaataaagattgctACCACAAATCTTCTTGAATGTATTTTGCTGCCTCAGAACTCTGACTCATTTGTGTCAGTGGGTGAGCACAGGGGACcatctctcatttatttatttacatagcaTCAAATATATGTGCATGGTGCTATACAGAGCTACAGATAAAACCACAAATCCCTGCCCTGGGCACCTAAAACCTAAGGATTCAACACACGGGAGttaattggggggaggggttgatgGCGGCATGGGCAGGGGAAGAATGTGGTTCAGTcacacttagggccaaactaaaagtgacattGTTCGTAGATCTACCTCATGCCTGCCCTGGGTCCTGTGAAGCAGATATGCACTGGGAGTACCTTGTGGAAATTTAGATTCTCAGGCACTGTGGGGGGCTGAAACTCTGTTTTCCGACAGACTCATTATTTGCCCCAGGGGAAGCTTGTACATAGCCTATCACTACACATAAATTTCTCTaatggggcaaacagcagctcctcaGGAGCATTCAGGTCAAGAAAAGGGGGCTTTGAAGGCTTACATTCCCTTTCTCTAAGTGCTGTGGTCCTAACTTAAATCCCTCTGCTCTTGAAAATCCAAGTTCCAACAGCCCAGCACATGCTACTTGTCAAGACCTATTTACAATGTAACATATGTTTAGCTATACTCTTTGGCTTAGTTTCAGTCAAGGATGGGGCCAAAGGCTTCACAGAAAAGGTAGGTTATTATGAGGAGtttgaaggaagagagaaagcaGGCATATCGTCATTTACCATGTGATGATAACATCACAGTATGCAATATAACCACTTAGTAAGCTAATGCACCAAATGGTGAGCTGAATTTGACTACACTTCTGCACCTGATCAGGAATAGGAGTGAAGTGAAGGAGTGGTAAAATTCTCCTTCACACATCAGAATAATATAGATGCCTATTTTACTAGTGGTTATATTCGCACTGTGGTATGGTACTCTTGTTTTTCCATATTTCCTGGGTGTCATGTAAGACACCCATGTAATACATGCTTTTATTTTATGGCTGAGATTGAGATTCCAGCCCTTGAAGGTAACAACTCTGAAAACTGCATCACATAATGCTATGATGTGACTTCCTGTTgcatacctggaagtgacatcatactgtcaatgccactctaggaatttcacagatctctatggtttttactataGAAATTTGGGCAATTCTTAGAGTAACATGCATACCACTTCTGGGTATGCAACCTgaaatgatgtcatggcatcGCGTGACTCGggattttccccatttttgctcccaCTGCGCCATCAAGCAGCAGCAGGTTGCTCCCTCTGACAGGCAACCTCAGTTGAGAAGTAGCCCAGAATGTACCCATCCTTAAGGTTCAGCCTAAACAATAAGCTATTTTAGACAAAGTTCTGTTTTCATGTGGTGTATTTGATTCTTTATAAGAATAACCACATGGCCTTTGGATCATTGAGTTTGTATTTTGTCATCTCAGGAATCAACATCAAAACTTCCATAATTTCTCATGATCTTTTGGGCTTGTGGTATTATGAACATTTGCTTAAATACTTCCACGGAATGATGCTTTCAGCAGCTTCTGCCTATAAAGTTCTGGTTCCAAGCCATCTAAAAGAATGGAAACTAGCTATGTGTCTCCAGCTCTCCTTCAAAGTACTGACTTATACAACTTTCTTTAGAAAGCTATCAGTGACTTATGGGATAAGAAATTGCTGGCACTCCAAGGGGGTGATAACTCATTGTAATggaaaagctttaaaaaataatttacacCATGTAATGCAAATCAACATTTTATGAGTGACATTCATGGTAAGTACATATACCAGACATCACAAAACCAGCTGTATCAAGTAGTCCAGGCCTGAGTAATATTAGTAAATATCTACTTTGCTTGTTCAGGTCATGCTCGGTTGTGTATGCAACTGACCTCTTGCTGATATGACCCCTACGCTCACCATTGCTCACACATAGTTAGACATTTCTGCACTCAAACTGTgcagaaacacacaaacacacacacacagagcatttTTCTCCCTCAAtgagagagaagagaaaaaacagGCACGAGCAACTTTAGGGAACTGCATTCTCCCACAATAAGAGATGGGAGAAGGCACCCTACGACCCATCCTTTTAAATAACCTAGTTTTCCCTCAAACAATTCCCATGTTCCTGGTTTGGTTCTTTTTGTCTTTCATGCCACAGTTTCCATGTCCTAACAGGCTCCCACACTTTCTTGGTTTGCAAACCTGGAGTTTCCTCTGGGATTGTAGGAAAATCCCCCCACATGGCTTCACTGTTCAGATTTGTTTGATCCACACTTCTGGGTCATGCTCAGAATTAGGTATGCAAGGATGGCATGCTCCCAGTTTGTGTCTGAAGAGCATTGTCTTCTTCTCTATGCCTCCTAATGAAAGCAAATGCACTATGAAGAGCAATTTAAAGCATCTAAAACGGTTGTTCAGAACTTCACTGCCTTCTCAGATGTGCGGTATTTTGGGGTTGTCCTCTGGGAGAGAAGCAGTTTGGTGGAGGGGCAAAATTACTTTGTATAATGAGCTGACCACTTCCAGTCTTTGTTGAACCTGAGTTTCACAATCTTACGAATTCCAACTCAACAGCTTCAGACAGAAGAAGCAGCAAGTTATATTAGCACCTGTTTCCCACCGTCTTCTGAATTTATGTAAGGGACGGCTCCTATTCATTTTCTTTAACATGTTAGACCTAAGGATACTGGAAAAAATACAATCCCTGAAGGAGTTCAGGGAGTTCCTAAAATGTTTTCTGTTTAAAATCCTGGGAGATGTAAATGTGTAAATATGCATACACAATTGCTGGCCATTTGAATTTGCATATATTGATTTCAGTCATGACCGTGACTGATAATTTCTCCTTATTACCAGTTAAAGGAAAAGCcccaatatatatttttaaaaacaaacaaaccaggatTATGGCATCAAAAAGAGCATATAGAAATTTAGCTTGTGTATGATTTATTTCAAGGTAACACCACCCTCTGCTGGTTATATTTGAAATAGACAGCAGAGTTTGAgtttagtggcaccttaaagacaaacaaggtTTTCGAGCCTTAAAGccccccttcttcagatgcaaggagGAACGgcaatccctgagcctttatatcccagccagaaggtagGAGGAATGAATCAAAGTAGGAAATccagatgtaaaggtacaatgcagcttgattagagcagaaattgaAATTAGAAATTAGTGAGGTAAGAATCCTATGTCACTGTTCAGCCCTGGGGATTCCATTATTCTGAACtggtgaatgaactcaagttcagtaatctcatgttgtaatctgcccttgaagtttCTTTTGATGAGGACAGCCA
Proteins encoded in this window:
- the LOC129328931 gene encoding GTP-binding protein Rhes-like — protein: MSLAVKEKSQVRLVFLGAAGVGKTALIHRFLLDTFEPKHRRTVEELHTKEYEVNGATIKVEILDTSGSYSFPAMRKLSIQNSDAFALVYAVDDAESFESVKILHDEILELKEDKFPPIVVVGNKAEAGGLRQVLPEDALSLVELDWNSRFLEASAKENENVVEVFRELLQQANLPSRLSPALRRRRETFPKEPPLRPPMNKANSCAVC